Part of the Mastacembelus armatus chromosome 6, fMasArm1.2, whole genome shotgun sequence genome, ACAACTGATGCAAAACAGTGTCTCAAGTTATGCAGCTCTTTGGGTTTGTGTATTGTACTGGTATTAGTGGCTAAACATACCTAACACACTTCTGtaatttatactgtatatgccaTAAACCATGCAGTGGAGACAACAGCGCATTTTAtcaaaagcagtggacattCGTTGTAGTGACACAGGGTGATACACAAGCAGTATCCCTACAACGGTGTTTGGGGGCAGGTGTCATTGGATTGTAGGTAGTTAAACTACGGTCTGGGTAGTCAGACACCCAGGTGCTTGTTCAGCCGACTGAGGGCGTCACCAACGATGTCAAGCTCATGTCGAAGCTCTTCCACAACGGTGTTGATGCTGGGAGTGTCTTTCAGCACATCCACACTCTGGGTGTAAGGGTTGTATCGGACTGTGAAGGGACGCTTGATGGTCTTGGCAAACTCCCTGAAATAACAGTAATATcatcattaaaataatatgtGGTAGGTATATAATtctttaataaaatatgttgtaaCTTGTAGATGATTATAAGGTTAAGATATCTTATGTTAAATTGCTGTTTATTATTACCAAACAACCAAGCCTACCTCATTTTGACTTTGGCCTCTTCAAAGCTGTCAGACACAAAGTAGACATCCTGAAATGTCGTGATGATGCATTCTTGTTTGGATGTAACTTTGGGGTCGAAAGGCATTATCCTTGCATGACCGGAGAGTGCGTGCTATAAGAGAGAAGCATAGAACAAATGCTACAAACATTGTACTCACACAGTTTGGTCATTTAATTAACAATTCATCAATACTTAGTTATTTCATTTGAAAGGGAGGATCAATAGGAGAAATTATGCAATTCATTTACCATGATTATGTAGTTTCTTTACTATGTCTTGGCATAGATTATATCAAGATTATGAACAAAAAACAGCTCAATTATAACCCAAAGTGACCAGTCTTTTCAGAAGTGGCcctattaaatgtatttacctTAAGCTCACTGATGGATGACAGCAGTCCTGCTCCATATGCTCGCAGCTGCCCTTCTTGTTTGCATAGGCCAAACTCCACCGTGAAGAAATAGCACTGTAACACAAAAGAGAATAACAATTATACCATTATACCAATATTCTATAATTACTGAATTTAGAATGACTGAAGCATTTCTAGTGTGCCTGTGTCAGTGTCACTCACTGTGGCCAGTTTCTGAATTGAGTCATCAGAAGCCCCAAGTGAAGCAAGACCAATCTCCTGAGAAAACTGTGCAAAGCTGGGCTCTGCTAACAGCGGGACATGACCCAGCAGCTCATGGCATGTGTCCCTAGATGATAAAAGACCACAGAATGTTAGATCTAATATCACTGTATCACATGgagtcttatttttttaaatagagcACTGTATATTACTCACGGCTCTGGGGTGTATAAGGGGTCAGAGCTGTGCCGCACATACTGGGTACAGTGGAAAACACGAAAGGCCAAACCAGCAAGGAAGTCACGCGGGGAGAGATAACCTGCCACAGGTCTGATGGTAAATCCAGTACGTTCTGAAACGATAAGATGTTTGAACCTCACATTTACAGAAGGTGAAAAAAAGAAGCTTAGCAAAGAAGCTGTTTTCATTACAAAAATTACACCCTACCTTTAAGGAAGCGTGAGACGTCTTCCAGCTGAGGGATATTGTCCTCCCGACATTCACAGTATTTGGACAGCAGTGGCAGGTTCTTCAAGTATTCCCTGCAGGCGTGGGTGGGGTACAGCTTGTTAAGCTCCCTGTACACAACACCCCAGGTCTTAACTTCTTCTTCTGTGAATTCAACATATGGAATCGGGTCTCCACTGAAATTCCAGGAAAAAAAACCTCTTTAAGAGTCaagtaaaaactaaacagaatctccaaataaatgttaaaatatacaaCAGAAACATACTGTTTGTAAGACATGGCGAGATCAGCAAAAtactttctcctcttcctgtaGACATTGTCCTTGAAACCCTGATGGAAAGAAACGTACAAAGATTTTACAGGGCTTTAAATATAAAgggtttgtattttaaagtaaatacaaaCAGGTTTCTTTTGGTCTACATACTGGATGGTCAGCATCCAACTCAGAGCCATACATCAGGACACGGTTAGCACACTTGTCCAGGTCTGAAATTTTCTTTGGGAACCAGGGTACATTGCACATAtctgagaagagaagaaggaaaaaaattatCATGGTTAAGTAAGTTTCATAGGATACTGTATGTCAGCAGCATTTCATTTGGTGCCCTACCTTCCTCAAGTAGGCAGGAGTTATCTGGAGGCTCCATATCCACCACGTTCACATGCTTCTGAAGCAACTGGATGATTTCGTTCAGTTGTTCGTGGTTGCTGTCGCAGTCCACAAATATCTCAAACTCAGAGTTGCGTCTTTTGGATTTCCTGGACTCTATATGTACAAGGTTAACATGATTTTCCTACAAGAAACAAGAAGAATATATCTTATGCCTTATATTAtctatattttctttatcatGTGTAGGTTAACTTCGGTAAAATCCAAACACATCCAGTGAAAAGTTCAAGGGTGGATACTTAAAAGATATTtaaggggggaaaaaatgatATAACTTTGTCCATACTTGGAAGAGTTTCAGTGCCTTTACAAGTCCTCCCACTTCATTCTTGAGGGAAAAGATGATCGTTGCTCTCCCTTTCTCTGATGTATTGTTCTTTTCAGCGTTTTCTTCAATTTTTGTGAAGGTTGATTTGTTTATCTGAAAATAGCAATAAAATATAGTCTTAAAATTTTGTATATTTCTGTACATTCCGCAAAAAATAGTGGCACTCCTGATAGTCATATGAGGGGATAGTCTATAATTTTCATCAATTCTTTTTAATGCCTATGAGTTCATCTGCAAATTGTAGAGAAATGTGTTGTTATATTAGATCCTTAAAGTAATATAATATTTCAGAAATGTGGTGTGAATAATTAGAATAGAGCACTGTATAGCAAATTGTTGTTCTGTGTTGCATAAATTCACTAATAAGTATGTCGTATTgtaaaaatgcaggaaaaataATTATACCTAATTACTAGATACCTAATAATTTGACCTAATTTCAAGTCAAGCTCACACGATGCATTTCCCCTGACTGAACCATATCTCAGGACAGGTAAAGCTGTGAATGCACAACTTCTAAACACGTAGAAACATTTAGCCATTCAAAAATCCTTTAAACACACTCTGTGTAAGCTGATGATCCTGCATCACTTGCAAGTAGTAAGAAGTGCGCCTTTAAAAACAAGCATGGGTTGTTTCTTTACATGCATATtgacaaaaagcaaagcaaatgcAGTAGATACAGATATGAGTGACCTCTAACCCGCGTGTCTATTTCAGCACCTCGGAGAGCGCTGTCACGTTGACGCACGGCTGTGCGTGCTGCGCACGCCAGGGGAAAAATCTCGTAATCCTGCTTCAGATTTCGGTAGCAGGACTACAACGTGCGAACGGCACAGAAAAACTTATGTCTTTTGGCTGACAACAGGGTTTTCTCGTAGACCTACTACGAGTTAGACCCAAAAAAAGTGCTTTTCAACactgtctgataaataaatctgattaGGGAGGATTGAGTGAAATAGCGGTCCGCTGAAAAGAATCAGTTCAATTTAGTTCAGTTACTTCCTACCGTATTTCGCCCTTCGAGTATTGTGAAGACCGCGCTGCAGATCCGTTTTGGGTGGACCCTGGTCGGTAGTATCCCTGAAAGCATTAGTGCTTGGAGACTGAATCAGGACGCTGTCTGGGGTCAACTCTTTG contains:
- the tph1a gene encoding tryptophan 5-hydroxylase 1a, with product MYSNKTEGPRRGRSFDSMNIGFEEKLLNNEINKSTFTKIEENAEKNNTSEKGRATIIFSLKNEVGGLVKALKLFQENHVNLVHIESRKSKRRNSEFEIFVDCDSNHEQLNEIIQLLQKHVNVVDMEPPDNSCLLEEDMCNVPWFPKKISDLDKCANRVLMYGSELDADHPGFKDNVYRKRRKYFADLAMSYKHGDPIPYVEFTEEEVKTWGVVYRELNKLYPTHACREYLKNLPLLSKYCECREDNIPQLEDVSRFLKERTGFTIRPVAGYLSPRDFLAGLAFRVFHCTQYVRHSSDPLYTPEPDTCHELLGHVPLLAEPSFAQFSQEIGLASLGASDDSIQKLATCYFFTVEFGLCKQEGQLRAYGAGLLSSISELKHALSGHARIMPFDPKVTSKQECIITTFQDVYFVSDSFEEAKVKMREFAKTIKRPFTVRYNPYTQSVDVLKDTPSINTVVEELRHELDIVGDALSRLNKHLGV